In a single window of the Diospyros lotus cultivar Yz01 chromosome 10, ASM1463336v1, whole genome shotgun sequence genome:
- the LOC127812113 gene encoding probable receptor-like protein kinase At5g18500: protein MASALKQELLKKTQIFHLKVWVVIGIFVGLFIVVILLVLSFCLTSRKKARRANGELPVSQIPTVSKEIRVDQNSANHFVPHDGDFFSLHEKFSDKDSDKLLKRSSVDKTKNADNSSQSGSFNHLEKDGDGAEVGEKGVIVQLNGSRPAHAITAPSPLSGLPEFSRLGWGHWFTLRDLETATNRFSKENVIGEGGYGVVYWGHLINGTPVAVKRLLNNLGQAEKEFRVEVEAIGHVRHKNLVRLLGYCVEGTHRLLVYEYVNNGNLEQWLHGAMRQHGYLTWEARMKVLLGTARALAYLHEAIEPKVVHRDIKSSNILIDDDFNAKISDFGLAKLLGAGKSHITTRVMGTFGYVAPEYANSGLLNEKSDVYSFGVVLLEAITGRDPVDYGRPAHEVNLVDWLKMMVGSRRSEEVADPTIETRPSTSALKRSLLTALRCVDPDADKRPMMSQVVRMLESEEYPIPREDRRRRRNHGRTTESESQKESSDTDKSEKPILRSDRQRNRQA, encoded by the exons ATGGCATCTGCTCTCAAACAAGAGCTATTAAAGAAGACACAGATATTTCATCTTAAGGTGTGGGTTGTAATTGGGATTTTTGTCGGGTTGTTCATTGTAGTAATCCTTTTGGTGTTATCATTTTGCCTTACTTCTCGAAAGAAAGCCAGAAGAGCTAACGGAGAGCTTCCTGTTAGCCAAATCCCAACTGTGTCAAAAGAGATAAGGGTCGATCAGAACTCAGCAAACCATTTTGTACCTCATGATGGTGATTTCTTTTCCCTTCATGAAAAATTCAGTGATAAGGATTCAGATAAGCTTCTGAAGCGTTCAAGTGTAGACAAGACAAAAAATGCAGATAATAGCAGTCAATCAGGCTCATTCAATCATTTAGAGAAAGATGGTGATGGTGCTGAAGTGGGAGAAAAAGGGGTTATTGTGCAACTTAATGGATCCAGACCTGCTCACGCCATAACTGCCCCATCCCCTCTATCTGGGTTGCCAGAATTTTCTCGTCTTGGTTGGGGTCATTGGTTTACATTACGGGACCTAGAAACCGCAACAAACagattttcaaaggaaaatgttattggtGAGGGTGGATATGGAGTTGTTTATTGGGGCCATCTGATAAATGGGACTCCCGTGGCTGTTAAGAGGCTCCTTAACAATCT AGGACAAGCAGAGAAGGAGTTCAGGGTTGAAGTTGAGGCCATTGGTCACGTGCGGCATAAGAATTTAGTTAGACTCTTGGGTTACTGTGTTGAAGGAACTCACAG GTTGTTAGTTTATGAGTACGTTAACAATGGTAATTTAGAGCAATGGCTTCATGGAGCTATGCGACAGCATGGATATCTTACCTGGGAAGCCCGCATGAAAGTTCTTCTTGGCACTGCTAGGGC GCTTGCCTACTTGCATGAAGCAATTGAACCAAAAGTGGTGCACCGAGACATTAAATCAAGCAATATACTGATAGATGATGACTTCAATGCTAAAATTTCTGATTTTGGTTTAGCCAAGTTGCTGGGTGCTGGAAAGAGTCATATTACAACCAGAGTAATGGGTACCTTCGG ATATGTAGCTCCAGAATATGCAAATAGCGGCCTTCTAAATGAGAAGAGTGATGTTTACAGCTTTGGAGTTGTGCTATTGGAAGCAATTACAGGAAGAGATCCTGTGGATTATGGCAGGCCAGCACATGAG GTAAACCTGGTCGACTGGCTTAAAATGATGGTTGGCAGCAGGCGATCAGAAGAAGTGGCTGACCCAACCATCGAGACCAGGCCCTCTACTAGTGCCCTTAAGAGATCCCTTTTGACTGCTCTGCGGTGCGTTGACCCTGATGCTGACAAGAGACCAATGATGAGTCAAGTTGTCCGCATGCTTGAATCTGAGGAATATCCCATACCACGAGAG GAtcgaagacgaagaagaaaccaTGGCAGAACCACAGAAAGTGAATCCCAAAAGGAAAGTTCTGACACAGACAAAAGTGAGAAGCCAATCTTGAGGTCAGATAGGCAAAGAAACCGCCAAGCATAA